CTGTGTatgatggaatccacttcaagccagcccccccagcccccctagttccagcaccccagACATCTCACGGTGGTCGGGCCCCATACAGAGCTTGCTGAGCCTACGCCAGCCTTGACCACCAGCAGTGGGTCTTTGAGCTCAGGTCCCACCCTTGGACTCAGAGGTCTCAAGTTCAATGTCTGGCACAGGGGTGTAGAATTACACATCCCTGAACACTCACCTGCTTCCCTCTGGGAGCCTGGTCTTGCAAGGGTTAAGTCTGTTGCCATGTGCAACTCCTGTGGACTGCAATCTCCATAGCAACCAGGTAAAGACACAGCCCATTGACATGTCACCAGTGACCTAGGCAGGAATCCAGGTTCaaagtgccccctgctggatgggaCCAGAGCTACTCAGCTGCATGTCCCAGCACTGCCCTGATGACAGGCAGTGAAGATTTGCCGTTCACTCCAGCGGTGAGGGCCTGTGCTTTCGGAGCAGGGCAGTCTGGTTCCTGTCCCCAAGATGTTACAAGCAGTGCAGCATGGGGACAGCTGTGTAGCTCCTATATAGACAGACATTATATTTATACCAGGGTAAAGTCATCCCTAAGATAATGCcagtaacttcagtggaattactgtgTGACTGATCCGGCCACTGTGTCTAAGACATGGTGGGTTTCATGATGCTGCATGCTGGGGCCACACAGAACTTCACAGCCACAGAGGAGCAAAAACtcagagcctcctgctgcaaAAGCACCAGCCCCTACCACTGGTGCCAAAGGAAAATATCCCATAGCTCTTAGCAGTCCCAGACACACAGTTGGGCAGCTGTGATTCAGCCCTGTAGAGAGCAATGCACCGTTATAAACTAGCCAGGGTCACCCAGGTAGTCAGGGATAGACTGGCAATAAAACCCACCCATCTGCCATCCTTCAGAgccagggctagaacccaggagtccgggcgaCCAAACTCAGTCCAGAGGGTTAAGGCCAGAAGCAGCAGTCCACACCCCTGGAACAGGTCCGAGCCGATGAACCGCACCAGGTCCGAGCCAAGGAGGTCAGCCAAGGCAGGGCAAGAtgtcaggagcagagcaggggccaaGAATCAGGAAGGAGGAGCAAGGCCGGGGTCAGaaggagggctggggccaggggtcaGAAGGAGGGCTGGGCCCAGgacccaggagcagggctggggccaggaacaAGACAAGGTATCAGGAGCACCCAGAAGGGTCTGGTGCAGCACCAAGCCAGAGATCCCCCTAGGTGCACAGCAGCCTCCGGGTGTTTTCCCTATGCCTTAAATAGCATGCCTGGGCCAATCAGGGAACACCGTGGGCACTGCCACTCAGGGCCTCTGTGGGTGGGACAtcccgtggggcagggccggctttatgaactgGGGGGGCCGATTGGAATACCCGGCGGGggtccggggcttcggcggcacttcggcagcggggggtcctttggtgccgcggaagacctggagcagaCTCCCCACCACCGAAATTCCATCGAAGACCCCCAGAGCGGAGCCcccgccaccgggtgagtaaaaaaaaagattaaaaaggtGCCTAACGCGCAGGGCCCGATGCCAGGGCATCAGGGGactcggcctaaagccggccctgctgtggGGCGTGAGCCAGTAGGACTCATAGGTTGCAGTTCTCCCATTTGCCAGAGGTGGCAGTATGGACACAGCAGCTGCCTAGGAGCCACCCAACCTGGGTTGCAGGCCTGTGGCTCCTCCCACCTGttggttctcaactgggggtccTGAGTCTTGGGAGGGGGTGTCATGAACAGGAATCAGGGGGTCAcaaccactctctcctttccaTGTTGCTAAGTCAGGGAGGGGGCCTAGTATTGGAAAGGTTCAGAGCCAATGTTCTAACCACCAGGccatactccctcccccatcTTTGACAAGAGCTGTTCACTCGTGACTCCgagccctggccccacactgctccactGCAGGCAAATTTCACTCTTGTTTTATAAATATAACTTGTTTTTTCAACCTTATCCCTTTAACTTCCAGCTGTAAAGGGTTGGGGTGGATTATTTTAATTGGGAATTGATATCACCAGAGGTACGCTACTGAGACCCTCATCCCCCCAGATCAGGGATCACTCCTGCAAAAGCTTCAGAGAGACAGCCCGGGACATTCAAAGGTGTGTAGGCCCAGGGATATTGGTTATCACGTCAAATTTTATGATTGTGAATCCTAAATCCTCATTAACAGGCACAGCCAAATATTTCAAttgcctttttttattttgttcaatCAGAAAAAATGGACATTGATTTAACTTAAACACAAATAATTTAAATATAATAAATTGTTGTTCTAGTTCAAAAATAAACATTAcaaataatatattaaaataaattcttTGTGGGAGGAGCAATTGCCTCCCGCGACCTCCAAGGGCTTTCGGGACGGTTGCCAGCAGCTGTTGCCGTCAGGGGCTCGTCAGTTTTGTTTCACATGCTTGATGTACTCCTGGACCCATCGTGCATTGGGATCGGAGCAGACTTCCCGGCCTTTTTTAGTGGTAAAGCTGCAGAGATAAAAACTCAGTTCAGAATCTTCACAGGGAGAAGAAGGAAAGTGGATCCCCTGGGACACAAGCTACAGCAGAGTAGGTCGTGGAGACCAGATGGATTCTGTGTTGGCCAACAACACTGAGCATTTTTAAAGAATAATCAGCCAATGAGGACTCTGCTTTTCTAAAGGTGAAACCTTCGCTGAACCCTACTGCGGAGAAGCTGATCTGTGACTGGCTGCCACACATGTCAGGCCTATTGTCTCAGCCAACCAGAATGCAGCAGGTCAATAATGTTACAGCGAGTGCCTGTCACTCAGCTGTAGCACCATCCCCCAGACAGAGGGATTTAAGCTGCCTCCGACCTTGGAGATCATGGGGATAAAATCCCACTGTCACTGGATCAGCATCTCCAGCTTTGACGTTACCACCTGGGCCTCACCCCAGCAGGTGACCTTTCCCTGGTGCAATGTCCAGCCCTTGACATAAGGGACATCCTCCTAAATTCTGATCCCACTGAGCCACTACCCTGGTTCCATGCATATCACTTCTTCCTCCATACCCATGCAAGGAGTATCAGTGATCATCTAAAATAGTGCGTATCCCTAACCTGAGTGACCCTGGGGGATCACTGCTGCAACCCTTCTTCTTCCTCAGTCTGTCCCCTGCCAACCCTTTGTTACTCTCGCTAGTGATGTGCTTGCAGGTTAGATAGGCAGCAGGTGTAGCTTTGCCCATTTACCCCAGCTGTGGCACTGGCCCCGTCTGCCCCTACTGGAATGCTCAAGATACCCCGGCTTTCTTGCTGCCCACTCAAAGAGAGCTGCATGAGAATGctttcccagccccctgctgctgagTTACACCAGGAACTGAAAGCTGTGTCAGTCCCTGATGCAAGAACCCAGAGCAAGGGCTCAAGCATGAACCTTCTCTGTGGGTCTGCAAAACATCAATCTGTCCTTGTTCTCTGTAGCTACCTATTGTAGGTATTTTGAAGGCCTCTAGAGGCCACAGGGGAATGTGGAGAACTTTTGAATAATTGTCTTTTACACAGGGGTTAAAAATGCCTGACATTTGTATTACAAGAGCCCTGCAGATTCCCTCCCACATCCGTTCATCCTATAGGGTTGTTTCTCTGCATGGACATAGAACATCTGCCCAAAAATCATACTCACATTACAGCCGGCAAGGAGCACTTGCTACTGGTGTGCTGGTACTTCACCACAAGGCTCCGTGGGATTGGCTTGGAAACATAGCTGAAGCAGCAGGAAGTTGGGGTGTTGACGCCATCTGGAAGGAAAGAGGAGACTTGCATGATGATTCTCTAACCCATCGCTGATGGTGTCTGAATATCTGAAGGCTTCTCCTGCAGGCCCAATAGGGTTAGCTGATCCTTAGCTCCACCCCTCGCTGTCACTGCTCACGGGCATCTCAGAGAAGGAAGACCCCTGACATACTTCAGCTAGACCAACTGAAGTTTATGGCTGTTTCATGGGCTCCCTCACTACAAGCCTTCCTACACCTGAAACCAGCCTTGACGTAGTCTGAACCCCAGTGAAAGTGAGAGCACAGAGCGCTGCAGAAAGGCAGAAGAGAAACAGGACTTACCAAGCTGAGAATGGgcctgggagcagagggcagcGATGAGGAGAACAGCGAAGGCAGCCACACAGACCTTCATGCTTCTGCTGGGTGAGGAGGAGCGGCAGCAGCTGAACAAGAGCTGGAATTCTTTCAAGTTCTCCTCCTTTGTCTGATGCTGAAGCACAGGCCTTTGTGCCAGCTTTATATAGTGGTGTTTTAGGGAACCGCTTACATCAGCCCAAGTAAATgatgacacacacacccaaatTTTGCTGAGTTGAGAAATCAAAGAGGAAGTTGAAATCTAGAGTGACTCTCCAATTCCATTTCGGTGTTTAGGTCATCAAAAGTCCTGgaaaaaaggacaaaggaagcgaGGACATGAGTCCATTGTGGTAACGGTGGCAGGTTTGTCTTTGAACTAACACACCTGCCTTTGTGGGGGACTAGGTGTGACACAAGACTCATAATGAAATCTGAAGTCTTGAGTCCCtaattcaaatccagcccaggtcatTGGTGATTCAAGGTCATTACCTTAAGCTTCTGGGGACAGGAACCTACTGTCTGTGTGAAGCTCATTGGGACAGGGGGCGTCTTTTTCTTCTCcactgatggggattccacaacctcccttgcaaacctgttccagagcttaactacccttatagctaGAAAAAAATTCTCCCTTGCTGCCGATTacgcccactgcttcttgtcctacctccagcggacctggagaacaactgatcactgtcctcttgtAACACCCCTTAACATATTTCACGACTGTTATCccatcccccctcagtcttcttttctcaaggctaaacgTACCAGTTTTTAACATCTTTCCTCATACATCACATTTTCTAAGCCTCTTATTATTTGTGTtgctttccaatttgtccacatctttcttaaagtgtagtGCCCAACAccggacacaggactccagctgaggtctcacgaGTCCCgagcagagtgggacaattacctcctgtgtcttacatgcCACATTCCTATTAATACATCTCCGAACGATATTAGCCTGTTTTGCAACTGTTTCACATTGGTGACTCTTATTCAGCTTGTGATCCGCTATTagtcccagatccttttca
The Mauremys mutica isolate MM-2020 ecotype Southern chromosome 19, ASM2049712v1, whole genome shotgun sequence genome window above contains:
- the LOC123352873 gene encoding C-C motif chemokine 3-like, which produces MKVCVAAFAVLLIAALCSQAHSQLDGVNTPTSCCFSYVSKPIPRSLVVKYQHTSSKCSLPAVIFTTKKGREVCSDPNARWVQEYIKHVKQN